The genomic region GAAGAATTTCCCTGTGGCAGGAAAGTGTAGTGTGATTCCATTTTGAATGTTCTGGGTGTTATATGTCCATATATAAAATGGTTATGGCTGTATGTGTACATATAGTACGTGAAGAGCAGGGATAAATGATGAAGGCAAGCATACTACGTTGTCAGCACGGGGTATCATGGGCAGCAGGGGGATGTGAGtgaaggtgggggagggcaggcagaaagataagagggggaaaaaaagattgcaaataaaacaaaaacagtatatgTGCTCTAGTCACATGGATACATTTAGGTAAAATTACGTATGATggtatgtattattttatgtatatttaaaaaatattttttcaattaaaaagaataaagcaaaccCAAGTCTCTCTAAACTCCAGAGCCTAGGCAAGGGAAcccttttctctgctttgttATCAGTCGGCTCTCGCTCACAAATCCTCTATAGAGTTAAGTCCAGACTTGGTAGCTCATCACGAAATGGTCTTAACTTCACCCTCCTCACCTTCTCCTCAAGCTAGGCCACTGATGCTCAACCAGGGGCGCtatccccaccctcctgccccctaagggacatctggcaatgtctggacaCATTTTAATTGTCACACTGGGGCATGCTCCTGGCACCTAGTGGGGAGAGACAAGGGATGCTGCTAAAGATCCCTCAGCGCGTAGGACCGTACCTGTCCACCGCCAACAAAGAGTTATCCAGCCCCGAATGTCAACAGTATGGAGGCTGAGAACCCCTGAGCTAGACTGATCCAATCACTCTACCGTTACTGGGTATAAACCGGCATCTCCCGCCTCCATGGCACCGCCCATTAGAATGCTGTTGCCACACCTGTTTGCTTACCCAAATGTGATTCTTATAAACTCATTAGGTATCCATGGGCTTCTGACATTACTTACACCGTAATCCAAGTTCCTTTTTAGCTCTTCTGACATTACTTACACCGTAATCCAAGTTCCTTTTTAGCTCTTACAATGCTCTTGAATTCTCCTTTGTCATACAAAGGAAATGCCTTGTCTACCCAACTAGATTTATAAGCTCCTCCAGGAACATTTAGCAGAGAGCTTGCAAACCATAGATCCAACGCTTTTAATTGACTGGAGCGTCTCGTCAGAGGAAAACGGAAGCCACTCACCTTGGGCGCAATACGGACTCGCTTGCTGTGGCGGGCAAGCTCTGAGCTCATGAGTGAAGCTGCCAGGGGCAATGGCACCTTTACCGAGGGCTGCAACACCAGTGACTGGTTCACTGGGAACTGGATGGGTACCAGGTACGAGCTGACCCGTGGTAGCAGCGGCTTCATCTTCCGCCCTAGGAGGACACGGGAGAGATCAGGAGCAGGGGTCCAGGGATCCACCCCTTCCCAATCCCAGGAGCTCTGCTCTCCTTCTCTGGGCTCAACGCCCTTCAAGCTGGGCCCAGACTCCTGCAGTCGGGTTGTCTAAAACACGCCCCCCAAGCAAGGACTAGCCTGATGCCCACTGTCCCATACTAACGTGCGCCCAGTGGGAGTTCAGTTTTGATGGTCACGTTCCGGCGGAGCTCAGGATTGGGTCGTTTCTGCTGCTGCTtgtggcagagagggagagaaagaaacctgGGTTAgcgaggcagggggagaaggcagGAGAACCCTCCAGTGGCTCCGGGACCGTGCACTGAGCCAACCGACAGCCCAGAAAGAAAAGGCCGGTCTGGGGCGGATGCAGGTGAGCACTGTCTCCAAAGCCTGGTTAGTGGGAACAGGTGATGGCACGCAGACATACGATGGCAGGACAGTCCTACCACCTCATCCACGTGTCCTCACCACCCCCGGGGGATGCTAAAGCGCGGAGCTCTACGAGCGGCCGAGAAAAGCcaggcaggaaagggagagggaaaactgCCTCCTGCCAGGCCTAAGCCATGCACTCGAGGTTGCCGTCTGGCATGAAGCCCGTGGCACGTCCTCCTGCCACAGCATGCTCTGCTCCGTGCACTGTTGTCGTGCCCGTCGAGGGGGAGGAGAAGTGGGCaggagcgggggggcggggatgaGGTGGCGGCCGTCAATTTCCTTACTCCCGGGGGCTAGGGGTGCTCTGCGTTTAGGGCCGGCAGTCACACAGCCGCACAGGCTCCCTTCCCCTGTCCACTAAAGCCATGCTGCACAGTGAAAGGGAAACAAGGCCAAGCCCCGAGCCGGGAGGAAAAGAATCTTACTGATTCCAAGTGCTCAGGCGATTGTGGAGACCCTGGGTCCAGTGGCTGGTGGCGGTCAGGCATTGTGGGAGAGAAATGAGATGAAGTTACCACCAGCGTGGTCAGTATGCCCGGGTCGGGAAAAACAGCTAGTGCTGTGGGATGCTGAGGGCCACGGGGGACGACTTTCCCGCCCAGGGGAACAGTTAGAGCTAGCAGCCGCCTTATGGGCACTTTGAAATCCCCAAACTTCTGAAAAGATGTTCTGGTGGCTCAGTTTCTGGTCTCCAGGCTGAAGAAGGGCTCTTGCAAAGCAAGGGTTTCTAGACTTTCTCTGTAAGAATCACCTCAGAggcttgttaaaaatgtatattcttagGCCCATCCCAGACCCACTGAGTCAGAAGCTCCCAAGAGCGGCGTCTGGGAAGCTATATTTTAACAAGCATCCTGGGCAATTCTTACCCACAAGGCACTTAGGCAAACACTGTCCAGGGAAGTTGTCTATTTGGATCAGGGCagccctccccagggcctggtctAGCCCAGAAGTGTGTCATTCggtgtgtgtcaaccatacttaATTCAGCTAGTTTTACGCAGGTGGTCTCTGGGCTGGCTGGCTTCTAACTCTGCCCTGGCCAGGTAAGATCATCACAAGGAGGACTTGTTTCCTTTTGAGATGGATATTATGATGACCAATTCTGGCCCTATTTAGATGGAACCAGGATACTCACCTTGAACACCTGGTCCAACGTCAAGTAGCGATTGGCACTGGGGTGGATAGTCCAGAAGGAGACCTTGCCGTTGGCAGATGTCTCCCGAACAAACATGTCGTGGAGGGAAAGGTTGTGGCGGATGGAATTCTGCaaggagagaaagacaactacttATCAGCTACTTTAGCTTCAGAGTCATCCCCTTTGATGTTTCCCCAGGGGACATCAGCCTCAGGCCTCCCCCACTGTAGCCAGCAGTGTCCTCATGGTCTAGGAGCTGGCAAGCTGGGCCATAAAGCCATCAATCCAATGGCTGGTGGTAAAGAAAAGACCCGGATGGCTGTCGGCGGCTAGGAAAGAGGACTGAGGCCATGAAGCATTCGGTAGCAAGACAGGTGAGTGAAGAAACTAAGAAACTAGGAAATTTCGTTGAGGTAAGCGTGTGAAGAGTTCTattgtggggacgcctgggtggctcagtccgctaagcgtctgccttctgctcaggtcatgatcccagggtcctgggatcgagccccgcatcgggctccctgctcagtggggagcctgcttctccctctgcctgcagctcccctctctctctcataaataaataaaaatcttaaaaaaaaaaaaaaaaagagttctactgtggaggaaacaaaacaaaaatacccttGCTTGGAGCTGCGCCTCTGTCAGAAGACCAACACTGTGGCTCTGTCAGGGTAGCGTGAGTGACAGCGACTCCAAGGGACCTCAGTGTCCCCACGAGTACAATGAAGAGAACGTCCCTGCCTTCTGGAGAGGACATGTGACATTAGAGGAGGTGAATCTTGGATCACGAGGCTCACGGACAGCATTTTTTTGTTCATTAAGATCTTTTCATAAAGCTACTTAGTCACGGCAGCTGCGGTTCAACGGAGCACAAGAGGAGGCTCAGTGCTACCCTGGACAGTCTCTCCAAGACCTCTACCCTTAGGGACCTCAGGGAGGGACCAATGAAGTGGCTGCAGAGCTCCTGCTGACCATCTTGCCTGGAATCGGCAGGATCAAGTCACGTCCGAGAAAGATACAATTGTTTATGGTTCCAGCTTTCTTTGCATTTAACTGTTCCTCAGAGCACCACACACAAAGGGCCGCACATCTGCGCGGACACACTGCTGGGCCAGAGTGACCTCGGCGTTCGTCGCTACGGGTTGCTATGTACCTTCCAGCCTGGCTTGGCAATGTGCTTGAAATAGGGGAAGTGGTCCTCGATCCAAGTATAGATGTCTTTCAAGGTCATGCGCTTCCTCTCGGTGCTATTGATGGCAAACTGTATCATGGCCATGTAAGAGTATGGCGGCCGCTCAGACACAGAGTCCTGCCAGGATGCTGATGCTCCCGGGGGCTCCTCGACCTGAGGGTTACGAGAAGCCaaaggcaaggagaaaaagaaatgacatggaAGAGTTCACAatgcctgccctgggcccccagcAAAGAACATCCCCCAGAGAAACCTCTTAACTGGCAAAATTGTGCTAGAAACCTACTCATCTGAGACGACTAGTCCatagaataaaattttaggattaggAAGCATAGTGATGATCTAGTCCAGTCCCTAGACAATGTGGAGCCACTTCTCTGTCATTGTTCATTTTGTTGAATATGTTGTCCCATCATAAGTGGAGGTCCAGTCTGCTGGTAGAAACCTCTCGGGAAAGTTTGGGTGTACATTAGGATTCTTAAAGCATTGATTTTATCCTAAAACCATACTCATTTTTCAGAGTCAAGAGACCAATGTCTTCGTCTGCTTTCTACTACTGATGTGATGTGAATAAACCGACCTCTTTTCAGGGTTTGTATGAGACAGATACTCTCAAGAGTATAGGACAGACAAATGTCTGCAAAACATACATGTGGCTAAGTCTCAGGCAAAGAGCTGATCAGTCACATTTGAAAAAACTGAGCTCAGTCAgctgagcctctgactcttggtttcagctcaggtcatgatctcagggtcgtgggatccagctctgggttgggctctgtactcagcttggagtcggcttgagattctctctctttctctgcccccccgcccctctgctcgctcactctctctctctctggaataaataaatcctttaaaaaatacataaaaaatttaaaaaactgagctCTAACTTTAGAAAGGCAcaagttttaagttttacttatACACACATCCAtgtaaattttcactttttaaaggctGTTCAATGACTGATTTCAGGGTATATGCAACAATATGGCAATACTGAAAACAACCCCAGGCCACATAGTCGGGTCAAATCGAGTTTGATTACCAGGGAAGTATTTAACATTCACACCTAACTCACTTTATTTGCTATTAATGTATCTTCTAATAGAACTATCTTGTACTCTATCTTATGCTCTAACCTTTCATACTGTTGGGCTGCCTCTTTAAGGCTCAAGTGGCTTTCCCAACTAAGATCTCTTCATCATTTTCTGAGTACCTGCCAAGGGCAGAGTACTAAACTTAGTGCTCATGGAATACTGAGTGAGCCAGCAGCATCTGCCCTCGAGGAAATTTCACAGATGGGGCAAAAAAGATTCCAGGCAGAAAGGTAGCTCAAACGTTATGCAGAATCGCACTAAGTGAAGTGCTAATACCAGAACTTGGAAATTCTGCTCCAAGGTCACTTGATCCATTTCCCTTCTTAGAAATTCCCTGCACTGGCCCTGACTCCCCTAGTGAGAAGTCACCTTTACCTGACTCTGTTCCAGGTGAcgattttccttttcctccatctCTTGCTTGACGCTGCTGGAGCCCAGTCCATCAGAACTCATCTTTCCGAGCCACTGGATGTTGGTCAAGCTGCTGTCGAGAGTGCAGCCTGCTGCCTCGCCTCCAGCTAGAGGGGAAACAATCCAAGATGCCACTTAGCTGCCTGATCCAGCGTGTGGCAGGCCCATCAAAATTGGAGGTTGGGGAGCATCTCTCCGAGACCTCTACCCGTAGGGACAGGGATCACATGCTGAATCTATTGTGGCCCTCAGGTACTCTGCCCCATTAAGGATTTCAGGAGAAATTCAGGAGAGATCAGTTAAGGCAACCTTAACAAAGAGTTAGTATTTGCACAAACAAAGTCACTTTTCCTCCTcatgcttcagttttctcctttattaaaaTGGAGAAAGATTTCTATTTCCTTATACGGTCAATGGGGAAGATAACtcgcaaaaataaacaaatcctttcctaatttaaagaaagtaagagaaatgCTAAATTATAATTTGGGCACTTTCAACAGCGCCCAAAGGATCTGGGTCAAGGATTCAGGATGAAGAAAGACAAGACTTTCCCCTGGTTCAGGCTAGGTGCCTGTCTGTTAAGTATCAACGTGACGGACTGCAGTCCTTGCCACCAGAGAGGAAAGGCTGGGCTCCTCATCCCTTTGCCTTGCAGACCACATACCACAGCTCTCCCATCTCTGCCCAGGAAGGGCTCCAGGTGGTCTAGGAAGATTCACATCCCTAGCTGCCGGCTTTGGTCCCAGGGTCTCGGTGACCACTTCTGTCCTCTTGGGATCATTGCTGGTTTGGGCTTGAGGCTGGGGTCCTGGAGGGCGAGTGGGGGCTCCCCCACAGCTGATGAGGATGAATTTGTTGGGCCCACTGCTGccactctcttttcctttggcGGTCAATGCTGTGATGATGCTCTGGATATTGGCATTGTTAGGGACGGCCACCACTTGGGTGTTGGGCATGGTGGGGTGGTTAATGATCTTGATCCCAGCTGGAAACTTGCAAGAGTTGGACTCTGCCGCCTCCTTGGAAGCCTGTGCTTGACCAGGCTCTTGTTGGGCAGGGGGCCTCTTAGGTTCCTCTCCTGATGTTTCACCTGGGGCATGTTGAACAGGAAGGGGCAGCCTCCGTCTTTTGAGAATCAGTGGCCGACGGGGGCTGGTTTTCATTATGAATCTGTGCTTTCACTCTCCATTGAGAATCACAAGCATGGGCCCTGGAAAGTGCAAGGAACAGCAGGATGTCAGAGATTTGTTAGGCTGAGAAGGAGGTACTGCTAGAGAGAGGCGTTCCTCTTTCCATGACCAAAAGCATGAGCCCACAGGCCCAGGTTAATGATCCCTGGGCCTCTGTAAAGACCTCAGACAATAAGGGGATGAGTTCTATGACAAAAGAAAGCTAAAACTGAAGCATTTCAAAAGGGGAAAGCGGGACTGGGTTGAAGGTAGGTCAACACGGCCAAAGGTCTTCCGGAAGCTTAAGAATGTTTGGCTACAGAAATGAGTGggacagttaaaaaaatgtggaaatttcTATTATTGTTTATTATACTACAGATCACTTGCAGTGACTCTAGGGACAGGAATGCTGGAATTGAGGACATTTAGCAATCTGAGGAGTCCGGACAAAACTCTGATCCCGTAATCTATTTTATGATTGATAAAGCCTGTATATTTTTACACCATCTTAGTCTATAAATAAAAGGATCAGTGCCCATGGGATCAGAGGAGAAAGGCAGATTGCACTATCGCTCCCTTGCCATCATCTCCTACTTCACAAGACCTCAGAGAAAACGGAAACTGCTCTAGTCAAGGCCCCTGGGGCTATTCATCTCACAGGCTATTATCCTTGCACTGGTAAAAGAAAGAGTACACTTTTCTTTCACAATTTGCAAAATATTTCTATAGCGACATTTTAGTCCTTGCGTGTGTTTATTCCTACTTTAACTTTCTAAACATGTTACTCGAGTCCTTGATTTCTCTTCCAGAACCAAGACTCCTGACCAGTAGAATGTGCTGTCATCAATATGCTAAGGTGGTTCTGTCATGTTAAGG from Halichoerus grypus chromosome 6, mHalGry1.hap1.1, whole genome shotgun sequence harbors:
- the FOXM1 gene encoding forkhead box protein M1 isoform X2 encodes the protein MKTSPRRPLILKRRRLPLPVQHAPGETSGEEPKRPPAQQEPGQAQASKEAAESNSCKFPAGIKIINHPTMPNTQVVAVPNNANIQSIITALTAKGKESGSSGPNKFILISCGGAPTRPPGPQPQAQTSNDPKRTEVVTETLGPKPAARDVNLPRPPGALPGQRWESCAGGEAAGCTLDSSLTNIQWLGKMSSDGLGSSSVKQEMEEKENRHLEQSQVEEPPGASASWQDSVSERPPYSYMAMIQFAINSTERKRMTLKDIYTWIEDHFPYFKHIAKPGWKNSIRHNLSLHDMFVRETSANGKVSFWTIHPSANRYLTLDQVFKPLDPGSPQSPEHLESQQKRPNPELRRNVTIKTELPLGARRKMKPLLPRVSSYLVPIQFPVNQSLVLQPSVKVPLPLAASLMSSELARHSKRVRIAPKVLLAEEGVAPLPTTGPAQEDKLLLGEGLSPLLPVQSIKEEEPQPGEEMPPLGRPIKVESPPLEEWPSPCLSVKEESSHSWEGSSHSPTPRPKKSYSGLKSPARCVSEMLVIKRREGREMSRSRRKQHLLPPCLDEPELLFSEGPGASQRATELPLPAESSEPASQLGYSQEEGGPFKTPIKETLPISSTPSKSVLPVTPESWRLTPPAKVGGLDFSPVQPPQAAFGPLPDSLGLTDFSTTPLKSIPLFDSPRELLNSEPFDLTSDPFSTSSPSDMEVPKPHSPGPEVASLSANRSLTEGLVLDTMNDSLSKILLDISFPGLEEDPLGPESISWAQFIPELR
- the FOXM1 gene encoding forkhead box protein M1 isoform X3, translated to MKTSPRRPLILKRRRLPLPVQHAPGETSGEEPKRPPAQQEPGQAQASKEAAESNSCKFPAGIKIINHPTMPNTQVVAVPNNANIQSIITALTAKGKESGSSGPNKFILISCGGAPTRPPGPQPQAQTSNDPKRTEVVTETLGPKPAARDVNLPRPPGALPGQRWESCAGGEAAGCTLDSSLTNIQWLGKMSSDGLGSSSVKQEMEEKENRHLEQSQVEEPPGASASWQDSVSERPPYSYMAMIQFAINSTERKRMTLKDIYTWIEDHFPYFKHIAKPGWKNSIRHNLSLHDMFVRETSANGKVSFWTIHPSANRYLTLDQVFKQQKRPNPELRRNVTIKTELPLGARRKMKPLLPRVSSYLVPIQFPVNQSLVLQPSVKVPLPLAASLMSSELARHSKRVRIAPKVLLAEEGVAPLPTTGPAQEDKLLLGEGLSPLLPVQSIKEEEPQPGEEMPPLGRPIKVESPPLEEWPSPCLSVKEESSHSWEGSSHSPTPRPKKSYSGLKSPARCVSEMLVIKRREGREMSRSRRKQHLLPPCLDEPELLFSEGPGASQRATELPLPAESSEPASQLGYSQEEGGPFKTPIKETLPISSTPSKSVLPVTPESWRLTPPAKVGGLDFSPVQPPQAAFGPLPDSLGLTDFSTTPLKSIPLFDSPRELLNSEPFDLTSDPFSTSSPSDMEVPKPHSPGPEVASLSANRSLTEGLVLDTMNDSLSKILLDISFPGLEEDPLGPESISWAQFIPELR
- the FOXM1 gene encoding forkhead box protein M1 isoform X1 codes for the protein MKTSPRRPLILKRRRLPLPVQHAPGETSGEEPKRPPAQQEPGQAQASKEAAESNSCKFPAGIKIINHPTMPNTQVVAVPNNANIQSIITALTAKGKESGSSGPNKFILISCGGAPTRPPGPQPQAQTSNDPKRTEVVTETLGPKPAARDVNLPRPPGALPGQRWESCAGGEAAGCTLDSSLTNIQWLGKMSSDGLGSSSVKQEMEEKENRHLEQSQVEEPPGASASWQDSVSERPPYSYMAMIQFAINSTERKRMTLKDIYTWIEDHFPYFKHIAKPGWKNSIRHNLSLHDMFVRETSANGKVSFWTIHPSANRYLTLDQVFKPLDPGSPQSPEHLESQQQKRPNPELRRNVTIKTELPLGARRKMKPLLPRVSSYLVPIQFPVNQSLVLQPSVKVPLPLAASLMSSELARHSKRVRIAPKVLLAEEGVAPLPTTGPAQEDKLLLGEGLSPLLPVQSIKEEEPQPGEEMPPLGRPIKVESPPLEEWPSPCLSVKEESSHSWEGSSHSPTPRPKKSYSGLKSPARCVSEMLVIKRREGREMSRSRRKQHLLPPCLDEPELLFSEGPGASQRATELPLPAESSEPASQLGYSQEEGGPFKTPIKETLPISSTPSKSVLPVTPESWRLTPPAKVGGLDFSPVQPPQAAFGPLPDSLGLTDFSTTPLKSIPLFDSPRELLNSEPFDLTSDPFSTSSPSDMEVPKPHSPGPEVASLSANRSLTEGLVLDTMNDSLSKILLDISFPGLEEDPLGPESISWAQFIPELR